One window of the Tetragenococcus koreensis genome contains the following:
- the recA gene encoding recombinase RecA, producing the protein MADDRKAALDTALKKIEKNFGKGAIMKLGEKADQRISTIPSGSLALDVALGVGGYPRGRIVEVYGPESSGKTTVALHAVAEVQKQGGTAAFIDAENALDPQYAEHLGVNIDELLLSQPDTGEQGLEIADALVSSGAVDIVVVDSVAALVPRAEIDGEMGDAHVGLQARLMSQALRKLSGSINKTKTIAFFINQIREKVGVMFGSPETTPGGRALKFYSTVRLEVRRAEQLKTGTDIIGNRTKLKVVKNKVAPPFKIAEVDIMYGEGISQVGELLDMAVEKDIIDKAGAWYSYKEDRIGQGRENAKKYMKDRPEMVAEISTRVRNAFGIGTEDDSEVEEGQEELPLEEQAEKN; encoded by the coding sequence TTGGCAGATGACCGTAAAGCAGCACTAGATACTGCATTAAAAAAAATTGAGAAGAATTTTGGCAAGGGCGCTATAATGAAATTGGGAGAAAAAGCAGATCAACGAATTTCAACTATCCCTAGTGGCTCACTTGCGTTAGACGTTGCATTAGGAGTCGGCGGCTACCCACGAGGTCGTATTGTAGAAGTATATGGACCTGAAAGTTCAGGTAAAACAACCGTTGCCTTACATGCTGTAGCTGAAGTACAAAAGCAAGGGGGCACAGCGGCTTTTATTGACGCAGAAAATGCACTGGATCCACAATATGCAGAACACTTGGGTGTTAACATTGATGAATTATTATTATCACAACCAGATACTGGTGAACAAGGCTTGGAAATTGCTGATGCGTTAGTTTCAAGTGGGGCAGTTGACATTGTGGTAGTCGATTCTGTGGCTGCCTTAGTTCCAAGAGCTGAAATTGATGGCGAAATGGGAGATGCCCACGTCGGTTTACAAGCCCGTTTGATGTCACAAGCCTTACGTAAATTGTCCGGTTCGATTAATAAAACCAAAACGATCGCTTTTTTCATTAATCAAATTCGGGAAAAAGTCGGTGTGATGTTCGGAAGTCCGGAAACGACACCTGGTGGGCGTGCACTAAAATTTTATTCAACGGTTCGTTTAGAAGTTCGTCGTGCTGAACAATTAAAAACGGGTACAGATATTATTGGTAACCGTACTAAACTTAAAGTTGTAAAAAATAAGGTTGCTCCCCCATTTAAAATAGCAGAAGTCGATATTATGTATGGTGAAGGTATTTCACAAGTTGGTGAATTATTGGATATGGCCGTAGAAAAAGACATCATTGATAAAGCTGGCGCCTGGTATTCTTATAAGGAAGACCGGATTGGACAAGGGCGGGAGAACGCGAAAAAATATATGAAAGATCGCCCTGAGATGGTTGCTGAAATATCAACTCGTGTTCGTAATGCTTTTGGTATTGGAACTGAAGATGACTCAGAAGTAGAGGAAGGACAAGAAGAACTTCCATTAGAAGAACAAGCAGAAAAAAATTAA
- a CDS encoding competence/damage-inducible protein A: MKAEIIAVGTEILLGQINNTNTTFLAQELAGLGIEVYYQSVVGDNPRRLEEVLRLADQRSDLIVLCGGLGPTDDDLTKQVTAKHVGQELVADERGYQNLLAFFEKRERPMTENNRLQALVFKDGESLQNSTGLAVGIFYQSESGKSYLLLPGPPNELEPMFFNEAIPLLQRHFQSDERLISRVLRFYGIGESELVTKLADLIKQQTNPTLASYAKPNEVTLRLTVSTLDEGQGKQKLDQMEKVILERVGDYFYGYGENNSLAQVVVDLLKRKQKTVSAAESLTAGSFQATLGSISGVSEVYSGGFVTYSETTKLQFLKLDSEMLKKYGTVSKECAEAMALQARKLAGSDFALSFTGVAGPDSLEGHKAGTVWIGLATEDGVESHLYHFARDRNYIRNSAVMTGLDLLRRKLIK, from the coding sequence ATGAAAGCAGAAATCATAGCAGTAGGTACTGAAATTTTATTGGGTCAAATTAATAATACGAACACAACATTTTTAGCACAAGAACTAGCTGGGTTAGGCATCGAAGTTTATTACCAAAGTGTGGTAGGTGATAATCCAAGACGTTTGGAAGAGGTATTACGGCTAGCAGACCAAAGAAGCGATTTGATTGTCTTATGTGGTGGCTTAGGCCCTACAGATGATGATCTGACAAAACAAGTCACAGCTAAACATGTTGGACAAGAGTTAGTGGCTGATGAAAGGGGTTATCAAAATTTATTAGCATTTTTTGAAAAACGGGAACGTCCGATGACGGAAAATAATCGCCTGCAAGCACTCGTTTTTAAAGATGGAGAATCTTTACAAAACAGCACGGGTCTAGCTGTGGGTATTTTCTACCAGTCTGAGTCAGGAAAATCTTATTTGCTATTACCAGGTCCACCTAATGAATTAGAGCCTATGTTTTTTAACGAAGCCATTCCTTTATTGCAACGTCATTTTCAATCAGACGAACGCTTAATTTCACGTGTGCTGCGTTTTTATGGCATTGGAGAGTCAGAACTTGTCACTAAATTAGCCGATCTAATTAAACAACAAACCAATCCAACACTTGCATCATATGCTAAGCCTAACGAAGTTACCTTGCGTTTAACGGTGAGTACATTAGATGAAGGTCAGGGGAAACAAAAACTTGACCAGATGGAAAAAGTAATTTTAGAGCGAGTAGGCGACTACTTTTATGGTTATGGAGAAAACAATTCTTTAGCGCAAGTGGTTGTTGATCTACTAAAAAGGAAACAAAAAACAGTAAGTGCAGCCGAAAGCTTAACCGCAGGTAGCTTTCAAGCCACATTAGGCAGTATTTCGGGCGTTTCTGAAGTCTATTCCGGCGGGTTTGTGACATATTCAGAAACGACTAAATTACAATTTCTTAAACTTGATTCAGAAATGTTAAAAAAATATGGTACGGTTAGCAAAGAGTGTGCCGAAGCCATGGCACTACAAGCTAGAAAACTAGCGGGTAGTGACTTTGCGCTTTCTTTTACAGGGGTAGCAGGACCTGACTCATTGGAAGGGCATAAAGCGGGAACCGTTTGGATCGGTCTAGCAACTGAAGATGGAGTAGAGAGTCACCTGTACCATTTTGCGCGTGATCGGAATTATATCCGCAATAGTGCAGTAATGACTGGCTTAGATTTGTTAAGAAGAAAGTTAATAAAATAA
- the pgsA gene encoding CDP-diacylglycerol--glycerol-3-phosphate 3-phosphatidyltransferase, protein MNLPNKLTVIRMLLIPVFMVIVVAPMDWGVLTVGNTQLEITNLVGAVVFAGASFTDWLDGEIARKRGLVTNFGKFADPLADKMLVMTAFILLVDLGKAPGWIVAIIVCRELAITGLRLLIVEQNGSVMAAAWPGKIKTATQMFAIIFLYIDNIPFNLIALPLGQILLYICLFFTLYSGVDYFIKNAGVFKGSM, encoded by the coding sequence GTGAATTTACCAAATAAGCTTACTGTTATCAGAATGTTATTGATCCCTGTTTTTATGGTAATCGTTGTTGCCCCGATGGATTGGGGCGTATTAACTGTTGGCAATACACAGTTGGAAATAACCAATCTAGTAGGAGCAGTGGTTTTTGCAGGGGCAAGTTTTACTGACTGGCTTGATGGAGAAATCGCGCGTAAACGAGGACTGGTGACCAATTTTGGCAAATTTGCCGATCCGTTGGCAGATAAAATGCTGGTCATGACGGCGTTTATTTTATTGGTTGACCTGGGTAAAGCGCCAGGTTGGATCGTGGCTATTATTGTGTGTCGTGAACTAGCAATTACTGGTTTACGTTTACTAATCGTTGAGCAAAATGGTAGCGTAATGGCAGCAGCATGGCCAGGAAAAATTAAAACAGCCACTCAAATGTTTGCTATCATCTTTTTATATATTGATAATATACCATTTAATTTGATCGCTTTACCATTGGGACAAATTCTATTATACATTTGTTTGTTCTTCACTCTATATTCAGGAGTGGATTACTTTATTAAAAATGCGGGCGTGTTCAAAGGCTCGATGTAA
- a CDS encoding helix-turn-helix domain-containing protein has protein sequence MGNEIIIGERLRQARLNKNISIDELQQKTKIQKRYLEAIEKGNFEALPGTYYVRSFIRQYASAVGENGNFLVDVYDGKDSFEPESKRAKPETVQGSRKALHEENPRAKKTRDYLPVVLLGVIAFMIVGVIAYVAWQDRNSDPVIGQTASSIEVDGSVTTEQEQSSEQASTETSQTTTSSSEEEQMEVAMEDSTQSQATIRVTNAEDPLELEVTGEDGRCWVGVSVNGDYAIQETLEPGQSESTTLPEGTENFVMTLGASGNVGVKVNDEEVDFDDPDYEALQKDLNFEVTYQD, from the coding sequence GTGGGCAATGAAATCATAATTGGCGAAAGATTGCGGCAAGCTCGTTTGAATAAAAACATCAGTATTGATGAGCTGCAACAAAAAACAAAAATTCAAAAACGTTACCTTGAAGCGATCGAAAAAGGAAACTTTGAAGCATTACCGGGAACTTACTACGTACGTTCGTTTATCCGGCAATATGCTTCAGCTGTCGGCGAAAACGGTAATTTTTTAGTCGACGTTTATGACGGAAAAGATAGTTTTGAGCCAGAGTCAAAACGAGCAAAACCTGAAACTGTACAAGGTTCTAGAAAAGCATTACACGAAGAAAACCCTCGTGCTAAAAAAACTCGGGATTATCTACCAGTGGTCCTATTGGGCGTCATTGCATTCATGATTGTAGGTGTAATCGCTTATGTTGCTTGGCAAGATCGTAATTCTGATCCGGTAATTGGTCAGACTGCTTCTTCTATAGAAGTGGATGGCTCTGTTACAACGGAACAGGAGCAATCGTCTGAGCAAGCAAGCACAGAGACAAGTCAGACAACAACTAGTTCTTCTGAAGAAGAACAAATGGAAGTTGCGATGGAAGACTCAACTCAATCACAAGCAACAATTCGGGTGACAAATGCCGAAGACCCATTAGAATTGGAAGTAACAGGAGAAGATGGACGTTGCTGGGTGGGTGTGTCTGTTAATGGCGACTATGCTATACAGGAGACCTTAGAACCAGGACAATCTGAAAGTACAACGCTACCAGAAGGGACAGAAAATTTTGTTATGACCTTGGGAGCGAGTGGAAACGTGGGGGTCAAAGTAAATGATGAAGAAGTTGATTTTGACGACCCTGACTACGAAGCGTTGCAAAAGGATTTGAACTTTGAGGTAACCTACCAAGATTAA
- the yfmH gene encoding EF-P 5-aminopentanol modification-associated protein YfmH — protein sequence MNKKVYPDLNEVLYTEVLANGLTVFILPKRVFHKTYGLFSTNYGSIDNEFGYQGEKRKKVPDGIAHFLEHKMFEKKEGDIFQEFGRLGASANAFTSFTKTSYLFSATDHIQENLLTLLDFVQAPYFTPETVEKEKGIIGQEIQMYQDDPDWRLFFGLLQNLYPKHPLHIDIAGTVDSIDKITAADLYESYQTFYHPSNMILFVVGNIDPQETMSWIKENQVAKTFPEIRQIKRYFPQETSEDIVSYSSATMPVSRPKVVLGVKGFEENLPEGNKEQLRFRTAINLLLQLLLGDTSKNYLRLYQGGIIDDSFGFEFLLDRSFYLADFSSDTERPEEFFAEIEQIILNFANEKEVNEENLARLKKKMLGRYFQSLNSLEYIANQFTQDLFGQLTLFDVPEIIHSIQLQDCLDAGQRLLQKEAIAKFYLRSEKEV from the coding sequence ATGAATAAAAAAGTTTATCCTGATCTCAATGAAGTATTATATACGGAAGTTCTTGCCAATGGCTTGACGGTGTTTATTTTACCTAAAAGAGTTTTTCATAAAACTTATGGGTTATTTAGTACTAATTATGGTTCGATTGATAATGAATTTGGTTATCAAGGTGAAAAACGTAAAAAAGTACCAGATGGTATCGCTCATTTTTTAGAACACAAAATGTTTGAGAAAAAAGAAGGCGACATTTTTCAAGAATTTGGCCGTTTAGGCGCTTCAGCTAATGCGTTTACTAGTTTTACTAAAACGAGTTATTTATTTTCTGCCACAGATCATATCCAAGAAAACTTATTAACCCTACTTGATTTTGTTCAAGCTCCCTACTTTACGCCAGAAACTGTGGAAAAAGAAAAAGGGATTATTGGTCAAGAAATCCAAATGTATCAAGATGATCCGGATTGGCGTTTGTTTTTTGGTCTGTTACAAAACCTTTATCCCAAACATCCACTTCATATCGACATTGCTGGTACAGTTGACAGTATAGATAAAATTACTGCTGCTGATCTATATGAAAGTTATCAAACTTTTTATCATCCTAGCAATATGATACTTTTTGTGGTAGGAAATATTGATCCACAAGAAACAATGTCTTGGATTAAGGAAAATCAAGTAGCAAAAACTTTTCCTGAGATTCGCCAGATCAAGCGGTATTTTCCACAAGAAACCTCAGAAGACATTGTGAGTTACTCATCTGCTACTATGCCAGTGAGTCGTCCCAAAGTTGTTCTTGGTGTAAAGGGATTTGAAGAAAATCTACCTGAAGGAAATAAAGAGCAGTTGCGTTTCCGGACGGCAATCAACCTATTGTTACAGTTACTTCTAGGAGATACTAGTAAAAATTATTTACGTTTGTACCAAGGAGGCATTATTGATGATAGCTTCGGTTTCGAATTTTTACTTGATCGTAGTTTTTATTTGGCTGATTTTTCTAGTGACACCGAACGGCCAGAAGAATTCTTTGCCGAAATTGAGCAGATTATTTTAAATTTTGCTAATGAAAAAGAAGTCAATGAAGAAAATTTAGCACGATTAAAAAAGAAAATGTTAGGAAGATATTTTCAATCTCTTAATTCATTAGAATATATTGCAAACCAATTTACGCAAGACCTTTTTGGCCAATTAACCTTATTTGATGTACCCGAGATTATTCATTCGATTCAATTGCAAGATTGTCTTGATGCAGGACAGCGTTTATTGCAAAAAGAAGCCATTGCAAAGTTTTATTTAAGATCAGAAAAAGAAGTTTAA
- the yfmF gene encoding EF-P 5-aminopentanol modification-associated protein YfmF yields the protein MAISLQPGVNLTVIPTEKFKTIRLFFRFSTKHSKKVAAKRTLLTSLLETNSLNYPDHTKLSEKLADLYGASFGLNVGKKGNVHQVNLMMNLVNGKYIHNQEIFAEGVNFIKEILFQPNIKNNAFDFDTFQREKENLSDYLESLKEDKQTLAALRLQELYFADDIDQKTPSFGTKEDLKDLSAYDLVQTYQEMMTQDQIDIFVVGDVEEEKVRKTISTLPFTSRTFHQPDMFYQQELKAEVQEEVLYEPVIQAKLNLAYQTSIYYNDPQRFSLLVFNGLFGGFPHSKLFINVREKASLAYYASSTFDSFRGLVTVQTGIDGKNRQRVLSLIEKQLDSLKKGEFTESELQQTKVMLKNQFLLSLDSSRGLIEIAYLEQWLSKLVESEEEFEKKIMAVTKADVKKVAEDLQLQAIFTIDKEVSHE from the coding sequence ATGGCCATTTCACTGCAACCTGGCGTAAATTTGACAGTTATCCCTACCGAAAAATTCAAAACGATTCGTTTATTCTTTCGTTTTTCGACTAAACATAGTAAAAAAGTTGCTGCTAAACGGACGCTATTAACTAGTCTACTGGAAACAAATAGCCTTAATTATCCTGATCATACAAAACTAAGCGAAAAATTAGCTGACCTATATGGTGCCAGTTTTGGGTTAAATGTTGGAAAAAAGGGGAATGTTCATCAAGTTAATTTAATGATGAATTTGGTAAATGGAAAGTATATCCATAACCAAGAGATTTTCGCAGAAGGTGTGAACTTTATTAAAGAGATTTTATTTCAGCCAAATATAAAAAATAATGCCTTTGACTTTGATACTTTTCAACGAGAAAAAGAAAATTTGAGCGATTATTTAGAAAGCTTGAAAGAAGATAAACAAACACTAGCTGCTTTACGTTTGCAAGAGCTTTATTTCGCTGATGATATCGACCAAAAGACGCCTAGCTTTGGAACAAAAGAAGATCTAAAGGATCTGAGCGCTTATGATTTAGTGCAAACCTATCAAGAAATGATGACGCAAGATCAGATTGATATTTTTGTGGTTGGCGATGTTGAAGAAGAAAAAGTAAGAAAAACAATAAGCACATTACCTTTTACATCACGAACATTCCACCAACCTGATATGTTTTATCAACAAGAACTAAAGGCAGAGGTACAAGAAGAAGTCTTATATGAACCTGTGATTCAAGCTAAATTGAATTTAGCTTATCAAACATCTATTTATTATAATGACCCACAGCGTTTTTCTTTATTAGTCTTCAATGGTTTATTTGGTGGTTTTCCGCATTCCAAATTGTTTATAAATGTGCGTGAAAAAGCGAGTTTAGCCTATTATGCTTCTAGTACATTCGATTCATTTCGTGGACTTGTTACAGTACAGACGGGTATTGATGGGAAGAATCGCCAACGCGTTCTTTCGTTGATTGAAAAACAATTAGACAGTTTGAAAAAGGGCGAGTTTACTGAAAGCGAACTTCAACAAACAAAGGTTATGTTAAAAAATCAGTTTTTACTTTCTTTAGACAGTTCCCGCGGTTTAATCGAAATCGCTTATTTAGAACAGTGGTTGTCTAAGTTAGTAGAAAGTGAAGAAGAATTTGAAAAGAAGATTATGGCAGTAACTAAAGCAGATGTAAAAAAAGTAGCGGAAGATCTCCAATTGCAAGCAATTTTTACAATAGATAAGGAGGTGTCTCATGAATAA
- the mscL gene encoding large conductance mechanosensitive channel protein MscL: MKRVFSEFKEFILAGDVLDLAVGVVIGSAFTAIVNQVVEGLITPLVGWLVAAITGTKDLESSLSVLDWSPRAGVTFQFGDVVSAIITFIITGFILFLIVKTANKANLTQQEEAAPTAEEYLAEIRDLMRQEQGLPVESDEDNQVEETEETDKKTDSEDTQE, from the coding sequence TTGAAAAGAGTTTTTTCGGAATTTAAAGAGTTTATCCTAGCTGGTGACGTGTTAGATTTAGCAGTAGGTGTTGTGATTGGAAGTGCCTTTACCGCTATTGTTAACCAAGTTGTTGAAGGATTAATCACACCGCTAGTCGGTTGGCTTGTAGCTGCTATTACAGGGACTAAGGACCTGGAAAGCTCGTTGTCTGTATTGGATTGGTCACCAAGAGCAGGAGTTACGTTCCAATTTGGCGATGTTGTCAGTGCAATTATTACCTTTATCATTACTGGCTTTATTTTATTCTTAATTGTCAAAACGGCTAATAAAGCGAACCTTACGCAACAAGAAGAAGCAGCGCCAACTGCTGAAGAGTACTTAGCAGAAATTCGTGATTTAATGCGTCAAGAACAAGGTTTACCAGTTGAAAGTGACGAAGATAACCAAGTAGAAGAGACTGAAGAAACTGATAAAAAAACAGATTCTGAAGATACTCAAGAATAA
- a CDS encoding Veg family protein, which yields MPTTLATIKKALEGRIGSKIMLVAQTGRKRQTQRRGVLTETYPAVFVVDLDPEENSFERVSYSYSDVLTKTVEIEFLSDAI from the coding sequence ATGCCAACGACTCTAGCAACGATTAAAAAAGCATTGGAAGGGCGCATTGGCAGTAAAATTATGCTAGTGGCTCAAACAGGAAGAAAACGTCAGACACAACGTCGGGGCGTTTTAACAGAAACTTATCCAGCAGTTTTTGTTGTGGATTTGGACCCAGAAGAAAATTCATTTGAACGGGTTTCTTATAGCTATTCAGATGTATTAACCAAAACAGTAGAAATTGAGTTCCTCTCTGACGCAATCTAA
- a CDS encoding sigma-70 family RNA polymerase sigma factor yields MDETLIVKARRGNEEALLELFDRYRPVIRSIRARYFLRDFDEQDWFQEALIIFNRCLYEYKGEQETTLGGFFKRSFENEIVSLVRKNCAYKRKSSEGLVSYNQNFFVDNLKERIIQRSYTDDPLEQLIVQETLEESESLLTELESEAFCGFFYGNVTSPSPHKSDVLRSAYDRSKRKITQQLALPDL; encoded by the coding sequence ATGGACGAAACATTGATTGTAAAAGCCAGAAGAGGAAATGAAGAAGCTTTGTTAGAACTATTTGATCGTTATCGACCCGTAATTCGTTCTATAAGAGCGAGGTATTTTTTGCGTGATTTTGATGAGCAGGATTGGTTCCAAGAAGCACTGATCATATTTAATCGCTGTCTATATGAATACAAAGGGGAACAAGAAACAACATTAGGTGGTTTTTTTAAACGCTCTTTTGAAAATGAAATTGTAAGTTTAGTACGTAAAAACTGCGCCTATAAGAGAAAAAGCTCAGAAGGTTTAGTTTCATACAATCAAAACTTTTTTGTAGATAATTTAAAAGAAAGAATCATCCAACGTTCATATACAGACGATCCTTTAGAACAACTAATTGTTCAAGAAACATTAGAAGAAAGTGAATCACTATTAACTGAGTTAGAAAGTGAAGCTTTCTGCGGCTTCTTTTATGGAAACGTAACGTCTCCCTCACCACACAAATCTGATGTTTTGCGTAGTGCTTATGACCGCTCAAAAAGAAAAATTACACAGCAGTTAGCTTTGCCTGATCTTTGA
- a CDS encoding NYN domain-containing protein, which translates to MKKPLLIVDGYNMIGSWPELVQLKNKDLMEDAREELLQVLSNYAKYEKLPIIVVFDAQFVPGITQNYAKYQLEVVFTEEGETADSYIERIAGELNDIMTQVSVATSDLAEQWVVFSQGALRVPARELYKTVKKTQEAIQRHQESIKYTDYRRNSPWNEEQLKELEKKLKELS; encoded by the coding sequence ATGAAAAAACCATTATTGATCGTTGACGGCTATAATATGATTGGTTCTTGGCCTGAACTTGTTCAGTTAAAAAATAAAGATTTGATGGAAGATGCTCGAGAAGAACTGTTACAAGTGCTATCAAATTATGCAAAATATGAAAAGTTACCGATTATTGTTGTGTTTGATGCCCAGTTTGTTCCTGGAATTACGCAAAATTATGCGAAATATCAACTAGAAGTTGTTTTTACTGAGGAAGGAGAAACTGCCGATAGTTATATTGAAAGAATTGCTGGTGAGCTCAATGATATTATGACTCAAGTATCCGTAGCTACAAGTGATTTAGCTGAACAATGGGTCGTCTTCTCACAAGGTGCCTTACGCGTTCCTGCTAGAGAATTATATAAAACAGTAAAAAAAACCCAAGAAGCAATTCAGCGACATCAAGAATCAATAAAGTACACTGACTATCGTCGGAACTCACCTTGGAATGAAGAACAGTTAAAAGAACTAGAAAAAAAACTAAAAGAATTAAGCTGA
- the rlmB gene encoding 23S rRNA (guanosine(2251)-2'-O)-methyltransferase RlmB, producing MQNTEPNDTDFVFGHHAAQEALKKARGNKLFLLKDAGGTKIEELKTLAKEHSVPVKWVPKQKLDQMSEGGVHQGVVLAVTPYQYLSLNELIEQSKPEPFFVLLDHIEDPHNFGSILRTADASGVDGIIIPKHRACGITPAVVKTSTGAVEYVPVARVTNLTQAVAELKEKGFWIFGTDLNGTSYHKWNATGAIGLIVGNEGHGMNTGLKKQVDEMLTIPMTGHVQSLNASVASGILMYEAFVKRNE from the coding sequence CCACCATGCAGCACAAGAAGCGTTAAAAAAAGCTAGAGGCAATAAACTATTCTTGTTAAAAGATGCCGGTGGAACAAAAATTGAAGAATTGAAAACACTCGCAAAAGAACATTCTGTACCCGTGAAATGGGTGCCTAAGCAAAAATTGGATCAAATGAGTGAAGGCGGTGTTCACCAGGGAGTTGTTTTAGCAGTTACGCCTTACCAATACCTGTCATTAAATGAGTTAATCGAGCAAAGTAAACCAGAACCATTTTTTGTGTTGTTAGACCATATTGAAGACCCGCATAATTTTGGCTCGATTTTAAGAACAGCGGATGCTTCAGGAGTAGATGGAATAATTATTCCTAAGCATCGAGCTTGCGGTATTACACCTGCTGTTGTCAAAACTTCAACGGGTGCAGTTGAATATGTACCGGTAGCACGTGTGACAAATTTAACGCAGGCAGTTGCTGAATTAAAAGAAAAAGGATTCTGGATCTTTGGAACAGATTTGAATGGTACTTCTTATCATAAATGGAACGCTACAGGGGCAATTGGTCTAATTGTTGGTAATGAAGGACACGGGATGAATACTGGATTAAAAAAACAAGTGGACGAAATGCTGACTATTCCTATGACAGGACATGTACAAAGTTTAAATGCTTCGGTGGCAAGCGGTATACTAATGTATGAAGCTTTCGTAAAACGAAATGAGTGA